In the Paenibacillus pabuli genome, one interval contains:
- a CDS encoding carbohydrate ABC transporter permease — translation MVKKISISKYISYLFLVTICVIWVVPVIFGITTSFRSQAEVVSAGFRLFPKEWDFNNYVAILENTSTAPILRWLSNSLLIAVSHTVLVVFVISLTGYGYTRLKFKGRDALFFTLLGISFFPGVVNLIPSYKIIEALGWVNTAWAMIIPGLAGMGNIFLVRQFMKGIPGELDESAKVDGASDFRIYYSIILPLVKPVLIVCGLFSFIGSWNDFLWPVIVYTDVEKMPITAGLLLLQDIYGNYRMIGQLMGSAILAIIPTLVLFIFAQKYFLQSINLNSGIKG, via the coding sequence ATGGTCAAAAAAATAAGTATCTCCAAATATATATCCTATCTATTTTTGGTAACCATTTGTGTCATATGGGTGGTGCCCGTTATTTTCGGGATCACGACTTCGTTTCGCTCGCAAGCAGAAGTGGTGTCGGCCGGGTTCCGATTATTTCCCAAAGAGTGGGACTTTAATAACTACGTCGCCATACTGGAAAACACTTCAACCGCTCCGATTTTGAGATGGTTGAGCAACTCGCTGCTCATAGCAGTATCTCATACGGTACTTGTTGTTTTTGTTATTTCCCTTACAGGTTACGGATACACAAGGTTGAAGTTCAAAGGGAGAGACGCCTTGTTTTTCACGCTTCTCGGGATTTCGTTTTTCCCGGGTGTCGTTAACCTAATCCCTTCCTACAAAATCATTGAGGCGCTTGGGTGGGTCAATACGGCTTGGGCCATGATTATTCCGGGGCTGGCTGGTATGGGCAATATCTTCCTCGTCCGTCAGTTCATGAAGGGAATACCTGGCGAACTGGACGAGTCTGCTAAAGTTGATGGTGCAAGTGATTTCCGAATTTATTACTCCATCATTTTACCTCTGGTGAAACCGGTGTTGATTGTGTGCGGTCTATTCTCGTTCATTGGGTCCTGGAATGATTTCCTATGGCCGGTTATCGTATACACAGATGTCGAGAAAATGCCGATTACTGCTGGACTGCTGTTACTGCAGGATATTTACGGCAACTATCGCATGATTGGACAGCTGATGGGTTCGGCGATTCTGGCCATTATTCCAACACTCGTACTGTTTATTTTTGCACAAAAGTATTTCCTTCAATCCATTAACCTCAATTCGGGAATCAAAGGATAA
- a CDS encoding carbohydrate ABC transporter permease, with product MNKRSFAPFLFVGPHLILFLVFILLPTIYGIYASFTRWNLINDPVWVGFENYRTILFDQDSSFHFQFFNGLKNTLIFVALSVPPLIIIPLLVAVALEHKKVKFKGFMQAIIYIPGMISISAAALIWSLIFNKQLGITGNVFGSEISWAANQPYAWIIIIVISVWGAVGGNMIIYRASINGVPSDLYEAAEMDGAGPVRRFFSITLPSIRFPLIFTFVMTTAGSFNVFGQPLMMTDGGPQQTTHVLMMYIRQLAFGSGESVAGMASAMAVLLGLVILVISALQYYVMNRNAN from the coding sequence ATGAATAAACGATCATTTGCACCGTTCTTATTTGTTGGTCCTCATCTAATCCTGTTTTTGGTGTTTATACTGCTGCCAACGATCTACGGGATTTATGCCTCTTTCACCAGATGGAACCTAATTAACGATCCGGTTTGGGTCGGTTTTGAAAATTATAGGACGATCCTGTTCGACCAGGATTCCTCATTTCATTTTCAATTCTTTAATGGTTTAAAGAATACGTTGATTTTCGTGGCACTGAGCGTTCCGCCGTTAATCATTATTCCGCTGCTTGTTGCTGTAGCCCTTGAACATAAAAAGGTGAAATTCAAAGGCTTCATGCAGGCGATTATCTACATTCCAGGTATGATCTCCATATCTGCTGCAGCGCTCATCTGGTCTCTTATTTTCAATAAACAGCTCGGCATCACGGGTAACGTATTTGGATCAGAGATATCCTGGGCAGCCAATCAACCGTATGCTTGGATCATTATTATTGTGATATCTGTATGGGGGGCGGTCGGTGGTAACATGATTATCTATCGCGCTTCCATTAATGGTGTACCTAGCGATCTGTACGAAGCAGCCGAGATGGATGGTGCCGGTCCGGTACGCCGATTCTTCAGCATTACGCTGCCTTCCATCCGTTTCCCGTTGATTTTTACATTTGTCATGACAACAGCGGGTTCGTTTAACGTATTTGGTCAGCCGCTGATGATGACCGATGGTGGACCACAGCAGACTACGCATGTTCTCATGATGTATATTCGCCAGCTTGCGTTTGGCTCCGGTGAGTCAGTAGCAGGTATGGCTTCCGCCATGGCTGTGCTGTTAGGACTGGTTATTCTGGTCATCTCCGCATTGCAATATTACGTAATGAACCGGAACGCCAATTAG
- a CDS encoding extracellular solute-binding protein, translating to MVSTLFLLVFVLSGCSTDDKNTITFWTPLTGEDGAYMDQLVKEYNATEPEIKLKHVITSDMYTKLSTVINSGKGVPDLAIIHADRVPGFVKQNVLEPMTTMLATQPEIKEENYLPQAWSTGTIDGTQYTVPLDIHSNAMYYNKDLLKKYNAESFLDDDIVTIDEMLSLQGKLDEGDFVVNDALLGWVILGQLQNVGGDVQKDGKPALNTPEMKAAFENVKKIADAGLMTPFGEDGYLMFQSGNVLFSTDGTWSSTAHATVEGLNFGVTNVYSPTADKFTNRSSSHLFAMLNNEARTDEKEQGIGKFLEFIRQNSMEWAKAGQTVASKQVIESPEYKDYMQSFFTSNEKEIESLYIYTYEYYPYVAEAVDKYAADIVRGNVELDATLQTMQKEVEDKIAQGSSGAQ from the coding sequence ATGGTATCTACGCTGTTTCTGCTGGTTTTTGTGCTGTCGGGTTGCAGTACAGACGACAAAAATACGATTACGTTCTGGACGCCTCTGACTGGAGAAGATGGAGCCTATATGGACCAGTTAGTTAAAGAATATAACGCCACTGAACCAGAAATCAAATTAAAACATGTGATTACGTCTGATATGTACACCAAGCTGTCTACGGTAATTAACTCCGGTAAAGGGGTCCCGGATCTGGCTATTATCCATGCTGACCGTGTTCCGGGCTTTGTGAAGCAAAACGTGCTTGAACCCATGACTACAATGCTGGCCACACAGCCGGAAATCAAGGAAGAGAACTATTTGCCGCAAGCATGGTCGACAGGAACAATTGATGGGACACAGTACACTGTCCCTCTCGATATCCACAGTAATGCCATGTACTACAACAAGGATTTGCTGAAAAAGTATAACGCGGAATCATTCCTGGATGATGATATTGTCACGATTGATGAGATGCTCTCTTTGCAAGGCAAACTGGATGAAGGAGACTTCGTCGTGAATGATGCTTTGCTCGGATGGGTTATCCTCGGACAATTGCAGAATGTTGGCGGAGATGTGCAGAAGGATGGAAAACCAGCACTGAACACTCCTGAAATGAAGGCTGCATTTGAAAATGTCAAAAAGATCGCCGATGCCGGTCTCATGACTCCGTTCGGTGAAGATGGATACCTGATGTTCCAATCCGGTAATGTCCTGTTTTCTACAGATGGTACATGGAGCTCAACCGCTCATGCCACTGTTGAAGGTCTGAATTTTGGCGTGACCAATGTATATTCACCTACGGCTGATAAGTTTACAAACCGTTCTTCGTCCCACCTGTTTGCCATGCTGAACAATGAAGCGAGAACGGACGAGAAGGAACAAGGGATCGGTAAATTCCTGGAGTTTATCCGTCAGAATTCAATGGAATGGGCCAAAGCGGGACAGACCGTTGCGAGTAAACAGGTTATTGAGAGTCCGGAGTACAAAGACTACATGCAGTCGTTCTTTACTTCGAACGAGAAGGAGATCGAATCGCTCTACATCTACACTTACGAGTATTACCCGTATGTAGCTGAAGCGGTCGACAAATACGCGGCTGATATTGTTCGTGGCAATGTGGAGTTGGATGCGACACTGCAAACCATGCAAAAAGAGGTTGAGGACAAAATTGCTCAAGGAAGCAGTGGTGCCCAGTAA
- a CDS encoding glycoside hydrolase family 43 protein — translation MSTVSKKESFVNPIIPQRADPWVYKHTDGYYYFTGSVPEYDRIEVRRARTVQELDSAEPVVVWHKYDEGPMSANIWAPEIHYVHGKWYIYFAAARTTATVEGLFDHRMFVLENASANPLEGVWEEKGQIKTKWESFALDATSFLYEDVQYLVWAQKDPDIVGNSNLYIASMENPWTLASEQVMIAEPTHDWEKIGFLVNEGAAVLNRNGKIFISFSASATDHNYCMGLLYAEEGSDLLSPKSWKKLPKPVFQTDVEAGQYGPGHNSFTVSQDGSQDILIYHARNYKEIEGDPLYDPNRHMRAQVFGWDEYGFPYFGKPVPDGRPVNV, via the coding sequence GTGAGTACAGTTTCGAAGAAGGAATCATTTGTTAATCCGATTATACCGCAACGAGCCGACCCATGGGTATACAAACATACTGACGGCTATTATTATTTTACAGGTTCCGTGCCTGAGTATGATCGAATTGAGGTTAGAAGAGCCCGCACTGTTCAAGAACTGGATAGCGCTGAACCCGTCGTTGTATGGCATAAGTATGATGAAGGACCGATGAGTGCCAACATTTGGGCACCGGAAATTCATTATGTCCACGGTAAATGGTATATCTATTTTGCTGCAGCACGAACAACGGCTACGGTAGAAGGACTTTTTGACCATCGCATGTTCGTGCTAGAAAATGCCTCGGCGAATCCGCTCGAAGGGGTTTGGGAAGAAAAGGGGCAAATCAAGACGAAATGGGAGAGTTTCGCGCTGGATGCGACCTCATTCTTATATGAAGATGTTCAATATCTGGTTTGGGCACAGAAGGATCCAGATATCGTGGGCAATTCCAACCTGTATATTGCCTCCATGGAAAATCCATGGACACTCGCTTCCGAGCAAGTGATGATCGCAGAACCGACACATGATTGGGAGAAAATCGGTTTTTTGGTCAACGAAGGCGCAGCCGTCTTGAATAGAAATGGCAAGATTTTTATTTCATTCTCGGCGAGTGCTACCGACCACAATTATTGTATGGGACTGCTGTATGCGGAGGAAGGTAGTGACCTTTTATCGCCAAAAAGCTGGAAAAAGCTGCCTAAACCTGTATTCCAAACCGATGTAGAGGCAGGACAATACGGTCCTGGACATAACAGCTTTACCGTATCGCAGGACGGAAGTCAGGATATTTTGATCTATCATGCTCGCAACTACAAGGAAATTGAGGGAGACCCACTGTATGACCCGAATCGCCACATGCGAGCACAGGTGTTCGGTTGGGACGAGTATGGATTTCCGTATTTCGGCAAACCCGTTCCAGATGGTCGCCCGGTGAATGTATAA
- a CDS encoding ArsR/SmtB family transcription factor, with product MKIDLNEKNLHIFEALSSSVRIQIVHLLSKNSMNIKELAEALGLSSAIMTMHVKKLEKAGVIESNMAPGKGGAAQKVCSLRMDTLEIAFPTKDVIQREIHKTEISVGHFTDLQIKPTCGICTRDSIIGIFDDPRYFLDPDRLKAKILWFGQGYIEYKVPNYLMGDENPEELEISMEISSEAPLTNNNWPSDISFIVNGVEVGMWTSPGDFGGKGKLNPPWWFESVNQYGLLKHLIIKKEGTFMDGVKLSDVSIDDIGIRNSYWSLRIAVKEDADHIGGVTLFGQGFGNHNQDIIFRLYYTDNTEKPEHESEVL from the coding sequence TTGAAAATCGACCTGAACGAAAAAAACCTGCATATCTTCGAAGCCCTATCCAGCAGTGTACGCATTCAGATCGTTCATCTGCTGTCCAAGAACTCTATGAATATAAAAGAACTGGCCGAAGCACTGGGACTTAGCAGCGCCATTATGACCATGCATGTCAAAAAACTAGAAAAAGCCGGTGTTATTGAATCCAACATGGCCCCGGGTAAAGGCGGAGCGGCCCAAAAGGTCTGCTCTCTTCGCATGGACACTCTTGAAATCGCATTCCCGACCAAGGACGTCATTCAACGGGAGATTCACAAAACAGAAATTTCCGTAGGGCATTTCACTGATCTGCAGATCAAACCGACCTGTGGTATATGTACAAGGGATTCCATTATCGGTATTTTTGATGACCCCCGGTACTTTCTTGATCCTGATCGACTGAAAGCCAAAATTCTGTGGTTTGGACAAGGCTATATTGAATACAAGGTACCGAATTATCTCATGGGAGATGAGAATCCGGAAGAATTGGAGATTTCGATGGAGATTTCCTCGGAGGCACCACTGACCAACAATAACTGGCCTTCCGATATTTCATTTATCGTCAATGGCGTGGAGGTAGGGATGTGGACGAGCCCGGGTGACTTCGGAGGAAAAGGCAAACTGAATCCGCCGTGGTGGTTCGAGAGTGTAAATCAGTACGGCCTGCTGAAGCATCTGATTATCAAAAAGGAAGGCACGTTCATGGATGGCGTGAAATTGTCTGACGTTTCCATCGATGATATCGGCATTCGCAACAGTTACTGGTCGCTTCGCATTGCCGTCAAGGAGGATGCAGATCACATCGGCGGCGTTACATTGTTCGGACAAGGATTCGGGAACCACAATCAAGACATTATTTTCCGGCTGTATTACACCGACAACACTGAAAAGCCAGAACATGAATCAGAGGTTTTGTGA
- the guaA gene encoding glutamine-hydrolyzing GMP synthase: MNKQNEIVVVLDFGGQYNQLIARRIRDLGVYSELLPYNTPAEKIAELSPKGIVFSGGPSSVYAENAPHVDPGVYDLGLPIFGICYGMQLMAQQLEGKVERSEKREYGKADLEFAAGSALAQGIEGEHTVWMSHGDHVVTLPPGFKLDAGTESAPIAAMSNDERKLYAVQFHPEVRHSVRGNDMISNFLFNICGCEGNWTMETFIDDTIKDIREKVGDGKVLCALSGGVDSSVVAALLHKAIGDQLTCMFIDHGLLRKGEAESVMETFVGKFDMKVVKIDAQERFMSKLAGVDDPEQKRKIIGNEFIYVFDEESKQFDDFEFLAQGTLYTDIVESGTATAQTIKSHHNVGGLPEDMNFKLIEPLNTLFKDEVRKVGTECGLPDEIVHRQPFPGPGLAIRVLGEVTEEKLKIVRDSDYILREEIAKAGLDREIWQYFTALPNMKSVGVMGDARTYSYTVGIRAVTSIDGMTADWARIPWDVLEKISVRIVNEVDNVNRIVYDVTSKPPATIEWE; this comes from the coding sequence ATGAATAAGCAAAATGAAATTGTGGTTGTCCTTGACTTTGGGGGCCAATACAACCAGTTAATCGCCAGAAGAATCCGGGATCTTGGCGTATACAGCGAGCTTTTGCCGTATAACACACCGGCAGAGAAGATCGCAGAATTGTCACCAAAAGGTATTGTATTCTCCGGGGGTCCGTCCAGCGTGTACGCTGAGAACGCTCCGCACGTGGATCCAGGTGTTTATGATCTGGGACTTCCAATCTTCGGGATTTGCTACGGTATGCAGCTTATGGCACAGCAGCTTGAAGGTAAGGTAGAACGTTCCGAGAAACGTGAGTACGGAAAAGCTGACCTTGAGTTTGCCGCAGGATCTGCACTCGCACAAGGCATTGAAGGCGAACATACGGTATGGATGAGTCATGGTGACCATGTGGTTACATTGCCTCCGGGCTTCAAACTGGATGCAGGCACGGAAAGTGCGCCGATTGCTGCGATGAGTAACGATGAGCGCAAATTGTATGCTGTTCAGTTCCACCCGGAAGTGCGTCACTCCGTTCGCGGTAACGACATGATTAGCAACTTCCTGTTTAACATCTGTGGTTGCGAAGGCAACTGGACGATGGAAACATTTATTGATGACACCATCAAAGATATCCGTGAAAAAGTGGGCGACGGTAAAGTACTGTGTGCACTCAGCGGAGGTGTGGATTCTTCCGTTGTAGCTGCGCTGCTTCACAAAGCGATTGGTGACCAACTGACATGTATGTTTATCGACCACGGTCTGCTGCGCAAAGGCGAGGCCGAAAGCGTAATGGAGACGTTTGTCGGCAAGTTCGACATGAAGGTTGTCAAAATCGATGCGCAGGAGCGCTTTATGTCCAAGCTGGCTGGAGTGGATGATCCGGAACAAAAACGTAAAATTATCGGTAACGAGTTTATTTATGTATTTGATGAAGAGTCCAAGCAGTTTGATGATTTCGAATTCCTGGCGCAAGGTACACTGTACACGGACATCGTGGAAAGTGGAACAGCGACAGCACAAACGATCAAATCTCACCACAACGTGGGTGGGTTGCCTGAAGATATGAACTTTAAGCTGATTGAGCCACTGAACACCTTGTTTAAGGATGAAGTGCGTAAAGTGGGTACAGAGTGCGGCCTGCCGGACGAAATTGTACATCGTCAGCCTTTCCCGGGTCCGGGTCTTGCAATCCGTGTTCTAGGAGAAGTTACAGAAGAGAAGCTTAAAATCGTTCGTGATTCGGATTACATCCTGCGCGAGGAGATTGCCAAAGCTGGTCTGGACCGCGAAATCTGGCAATACTTCACGGCTCTGCCGAACATGAAGAGTGTAGGTGTTATGGGTGATGCTCGTACGTATTCCTACACTGTAGGTATTCGCGCCGTAACGTCCATCGACGGTATGACGGCCGACTGGGCACGTATCCCTTGGGATGTGCTGGAGAAAATCTCCGTACGTATCGTAAACGAAGTTGATAACGTTAACCGGATCGTGTATGACGTGACTTCCAAACCACCAGCAACGATTGAGTGGGAATAG
- a CDS encoding DUF4129 domain-containing transglutaminase family protein gives MWERNHGDTAAVQSAEDVSVLGPDSTSQRSKREPAVYRISISVILLLLSLEWIYPITSSGQQGSERFLAVMAGLTGALLMAGLLRVGWTLGILLRLLMALTALCLMYGGSDPAGWALGYPGTWMEDTRSLMESGRFYSISTETRGLLMMCGWSMLMASVQSLVLMRRSVMLFGSATLLYLLLLETLAGLDVYASVVRSVLWILLIQAILQLLRLLEGVTTPTFHRYPYVRWCAVAAAAAAGMVLFAALPGRVVPVPEPERISLDQIGERLARWAGYTPRGSIPASASVTGYSTADAPMGSPLVQGNAVFFTAKSPEVTYWRGETRSYYNGSTWSDPVQNFQKASPAGLFRADGWENQAYWTRIRQTVTMERPWRGPNPLFTGGVPLNLSFQDKNENNEANRMSLLSNADSATLWLAGSSSREPIKTYTTDVMIPAASPEQLRLLGEARSSSQDPAAIRRTYLQLPTSLPERVRSLASDIIQKSESRYDAVQAVRTYLAEHAEYTLDTRMPPRGTDFVDDFLFVTGEGYCNHFSTAMVVLLRAEGIPARWVKGFGAGTPDPEVPGQYVITQGDAHSWVEVYFPGAGWMPFEATPGFALPQGDGVGAAAVAGAQPGEVNPPQSGGGLGSAGAWLLERARALAAEPWLAAALAAAVLLAAAGALRMRRLRPALRLRLLLAWPRSSFPDRERLLSAAAPVWAALARRYGPRPPGMTLREYAASPALAAGTDAADIARFAADWERLLYGPDRPLRTDSLEFLRRALRLARRLQSP, from the coding sequence ATGTGGGAGCGTAATCATGGAGATACGGCGGCTGTCCAGTCGGCCGAAGACGTTTCGGTACTCGGTCCGGACTCCACATCCCAACGTTCTAAGAGAGAACCTGCCGTGTATAGAATAAGCATTTCTGTCATTCTGCTGCTTCTCTCTCTGGAATGGATTTACCCGATTACTTCCTCGGGACAACAGGGAAGCGAGCGTTTTCTGGCGGTGATGGCCGGACTTACAGGTGCGCTCCTGATGGCGGGATTACTGCGTGTAGGCTGGACGTTAGGGATATTGCTTCGACTGCTTATGGCTCTGACAGCTCTATGCCTGATGTATGGGGGGAGTGATCCTGCTGGATGGGCTCTCGGATACCCGGGAACTTGGATGGAGGATACACGCTCATTGATGGAAAGTGGGCGCTTTTATTCCATCAGTACGGAGACAAGAGGTTTGTTGATGATGTGTGGATGGAGCATGCTCATGGCTTCCGTGCAGTCTCTTGTATTGATGCGGCGAAGTGTGATGCTGTTCGGCAGTGCTACCCTGCTCTACTTGCTGCTTCTGGAAACCTTGGCCGGGCTGGATGTCTACGCCTCTGTAGTACGCTCCGTCCTATGGATTCTGCTGATCCAGGCCATATTGCAGCTGCTTCGTCTGTTGGAAGGAGTCACTACACCAACCTTTCACCGATATCCCTATGTTCGTTGGTGTGCGGTGGCTGCTGCGGCGGCAGCAGGGATGGTACTGTTCGCTGCCCTGCCCGGGCGTGTTGTCCCCGTTCCTGAGCCGGAACGGATATCGCTTGACCAGATTGGAGAACGCCTCGCCCGCTGGGCAGGCTATACACCACGCGGCAGCATCCCTGCCTCGGCATCTGTCACAGGATACAGCACGGCGGATGCACCAATGGGGTCTCCGTTGGTACAAGGGAACGCCGTCTTTTTTACAGCAAAAAGCCCTGAAGTTACGTACTGGCGCGGAGAGACCCGTTCCTATTATAACGGCAGTACATGGAGTGATCCTGTACAAAACTTTCAAAAGGCCAGTCCGGCAGGTCTGTTTCGTGCCGATGGCTGGGAGAATCAAGCCTACTGGACACGCATTCGCCAAACGGTCACGATGGAGCGCCCGTGGAGAGGACCTAATCCACTCTTTACTGGAGGAGTCCCTTTAAACCTGTCTTTTCAGGATAAGAATGAAAATAACGAAGCCAATAGGATGTCCCTGCTCTCCAATGCAGATTCGGCTACGCTCTGGCTTGCTGGCTCCAGCAGTCGTGAACCGATCAAGACGTATACAACCGATGTCATGATTCCCGCCGCGTCGCCGGAGCAGCTTCGTCTATTGGGGGAGGCGCGTAGCTCGAGTCAAGATCCGGCAGCCATCCGCAGAACCTATTTGCAGCTGCCCACATCTCTGCCTGAGCGGGTACGATCACTGGCAAGTGACATTATCCAGAAGAGTGAATCGCGTTATGATGCAGTTCAGGCCGTGCGGACCTACCTGGCAGAGCATGCTGAATATACACTGGACACGCGCATGCCGCCTCGCGGAACTGATTTCGTCGATGACTTTCTGTTTGTCACTGGAGAGGGCTACTGCAATCACTTCTCCACGGCAATGGTTGTGTTGCTTCGCGCAGAGGGAATTCCCGCGCGTTGGGTAAAGGGATTCGGTGCAGGCACGCCGGACCCAGAGGTACCGGGTCAGTATGTCATTACCCAGGGGGATGCTCATTCCTGGGTGGAGGTGTACTTCCCCGGCGCAGGCTGGATGCCGTTTGAGGCTACGCCGGGCTTTGCTTTGCCGCAAGGCGATGGCGTGGGCGCCGCAGCGGTCGCCGGGGCGCAGCCCGGCGAGGTGAACCCGCCGCAATCCGGCGGCGGGCTGGGTAGTGCGGGCGCCTGGCTGCTGGAGCGCGCCCGTGCTCTTGCCGCGGAGCCATGGCTCGCGGCAGCCCTTGCGGCAGCGGTACTGCTAGCCGCTGCCGGGGCCTTGCGCATGCGGCGGCTGCGCCCCGCGCTGCGGCTCAGGCTGCTGCTGGCATGGCCGCGAAGCAGCTTCCCGGACCGTGAGCGGCTGCTCAGCGCCGCAGCTCCGGTCTGGGCCGCGCTCGCGCGGCGGTACGGCCCGCGGCCGCCAGGGATGACGCTGCGGGAGTATGCAGCGTCACCCGCCTTGGCCGCAGGCACGGACGCCGCGGACATCGCGCGGTTTGCAGCCGACTGGGAACGGCTGCTGTACGGGCCGGACCGTCCGCTGCGCACGGACAGTCTTGAATTCCTACGCCGGGCACTTCGACTCGCCCGGCGCCTGCAGTCACCGTAA
- a CDS encoding DUF58 domain-containing protein, giving the protein MMTAPVQWLFHAVLTAAFACLYIWHGGKAALFLSITASLILISGVVIYLLGPRRIRIRRQMNSERIMVGEMVRVQVQVEFECRIPLLWIMLCEDTPAGVHRKLLFPGMRRKFAYQYQMSGLRRGLYQWGSGRLYWGDVFGWNTVSAETSGSTPLVVVPSGSAFGDGESAAFLAIDEGTSANPKTGQGNRSPEFREYQPGDPLGRIHWKSTAKTGKLQTFLPEISESTSIGILVYEGRTGYERGMQGAKEHPAFERAVNMAARWVYTAVRDEVPYQLWRTGEETGPDKHQRWLSDLIHVEHVNLSLDSLAQASISSADSSVSSLVNTTMLDQWPAGTRIIVLTGRLDAVLTGWVVDAAELGHEIEVQLTETPVVEDDQWTEQLRLSGVRISTITDRSMPSVGKAGVSDVGA; this is encoded by the coding sequence ATGATGACCGCGCCCGTCCAATGGCTGTTCCATGCGGTATTAACAGCAGCTTTTGCTTGCCTTTACATATGGCATGGAGGCAAGGCAGCACTGTTTTTGTCCATTACGGCCTCTCTTATCCTGATTAGTGGTGTCGTCATTTATCTATTGGGACCGCGCCGAATTCGCATTCGCCGGCAAATGAATTCGGAACGGATTATGGTTGGGGAGATGGTGCGTGTTCAGGTGCAAGTGGAGTTCGAATGCCGAATTCCACTGCTTTGGATCATGCTTTGTGAGGATACGCCCGCTGGTGTGCATCGTAAATTACTTTTTCCGGGAATGAGACGCAAGTTTGCCTACCAATATCAAATGTCCGGCTTGCGAAGAGGGCTGTATCAATGGGGTTCAGGTCGATTGTACTGGGGAGACGTATTCGGCTGGAATACAGTCTCTGCGGAAACGTCGGGCAGTACTCCTCTCGTTGTTGTTCCATCTGGATCAGCGTTCGGAGATGGTGAGTCTGCAGCATTCTTGGCTATAGATGAAGGAACTTCGGCAAACCCAAAAACCGGTCAGGGTAACCGAAGTCCCGAGTTCCGGGAGTATCAACCAGGAGATCCGCTGGGACGCATTCACTGGAAAAGCACGGCCAAGACGGGCAAGCTTCAAACCTTTTTGCCTGAAATATCTGAATCAACGTCGATAGGTATACTGGTGTATGAAGGCAGGACTGGATATGAACGAGGAATGCAGGGGGCGAAGGAGCATCCGGCGTTTGAACGTGCCGTTAACATGGCTGCCCGCTGGGTGTATACAGCTGTTCGCGATGAAGTTCCCTACCAACTCTGGAGGACGGGGGAAGAGACTGGCCCGGATAAGCACCAAAGGTGGTTAAGCGATCTGATCCATGTGGAGCATGTAAATCTGTCACTGGACAGTTTGGCCCAGGCGAGCATATCCAGTGCTGACTCATCCGTTTCATCTCTGGTGAATACAACTATGCTGGATCAGTGGCCAGCGGGGACACGAATTATTGTCCTTACTGGCAGGCTGGATGCCGTGCTGACCGGCTGGGTGGTGGATGCAGCTGAGTTGGGACATGAGATAGAAGTGCAGTTAACCGAGACACCGGTGGTTGAGGATGACCAGTGGACGGAACAGCTTCGTCTAAGCGGGGTAAGAATTAGCACGATCACAGACCGTTCAATGCCTTCCGTTGGAAAGGCGGGTGTCTCGGATGTGGGAGCGTAA